From a region of the Corallococcus coralloides DSM 2259 genome:
- a CDS encoding DUF2092 domain-containing protein codes for MTDTGSSARFRKRWCGPLLALFLGATPLLAGAQQEQATAERTGSDAKIDPQAQRILRQMGDFLAEQREFSVRTEGTLDEVLDSGQKIQLQRAGDVRLQRPNRLRVDRAGDLARLHLFYDGQRLSVLGEQANAYATTPAPSTLDATLDMASQKLGLDAPGGDLLVSNPYKALTEDVRSGKYLGRAKVNGVPVHHLAFRNRDGVDWELWVEDGPRPLPLKYVITSRDLPGAPQYSVTLSEWNLSPQLTPDQFQFTPPRDATRVSFLAPDSKGGAQQGGSK; via the coding sequence ATGACAGACACAGGTAGCAGCGCGAGGTTCAGGAAGAGGTGGTGCGGGCCCCTGCTCGCCCTGTTCCTGGGAGCGACACCCCTGCTCGCGGGCGCACAGCAGGAGCAAGCAACCGCCGAGCGCACCGGGTCCGATGCGAAGATCGATCCCCAGGCCCAGCGCATCCTGCGCCAGATGGGCGACTTCCTGGCCGAGCAACGTGAGTTCTCCGTCCGCACCGAGGGGACGCTCGATGAAGTGCTCGACTCGGGGCAGAAGATTCAGTTGCAGCGCGCGGGCGACGTGCGCCTGCAGCGGCCCAACCGGCTCCGCGTGGATCGCGCCGGAGACCTGGCCCGACTCCACCTCTTCTATGACGGCCAGCGACTCTCGGTCCTCGGCGAGCAGGCCAACGCCTATGCGACGACGCCTGCCCCCTCCACCCTGGATGCCACGTTGGACATGGCCTCGCAGAAGCTCGGATTGGATGCGCCCGGCGGTGACCTGCTCGTCAGCAATCCCTACAAAGCCCTCACCGAGGACGTGCGCTCCGGGAAATACCTCGGCCGCGCCAAGGTGAACGGCGTGCCCGTGCACCACCTGGCGTTCCGCAACCGCGACGGCGTGGACTGGGAACTGTGGGTGGAGGACGGCCCGCGGCCCCTGCCGCTCAAGTACGTCATCACCTCGCGGGACCTGCCGGGAGCGCCGCAGTACTCGGTGACCCTGTCCGAGTGGAACCTGTCACCCCAGCTCACCCCGGACCAATTCCAGTTCACGCCCCCACGCGATGCCACGCGCGTGTCGTTCCTCGCACCGGACTCGAAGGGCGGAGCGCAGCAAGGAGGCTCGAAATGA
- a CDS encoding HMA2 domain-containing protein yields the protein MVKSIHVIHSSPGRTRLRLPWLRHAGKVAASLADDLLLVEGISEVEVRPFTGSVLCRHDPEEVDVERLLEEVRRITGADTVARPGEELPDGEPLLRSLEQGSGLARAATSFIKELNADLLRATEGHVDLGSLTALGFATAGVMNVAIKGKIESPPWFSLGWWAFRTFATMEELAIRNTPTQVRHDNGDAHPPGTSPPSAAH from the coding sequence ATGGTGAAGAGCATCCACGTCATCCACTCGTCGCCGGGTCGCACGCGCCTGCGGCTGCCATGGTTGCGGCACGCCGGGAAGGTGGCCGCGTCGCTGGCGGACGACCTGCTGCTGGTGGAGGGCATCAGCGAAGTGGAGGTGCGGCCCTTCACCGGCAGCGTGCTGTGCAGGCACGACCCCGAGGAAGTGGACGTCGAGCGCCTGCTGGAGGAGGTGCGCCGGATCACCGGCGCGGACACGGTGGCGCGCCCTGGAGAGGAACTGCCCGACGGGGAGCCCCTGCTGCGGTCCCTCGAGCAGGGCAGCGGCCTGGCGCGAGCGGCCACCTCGTTCATCAAGGAGCTCAACGCGGATCTGCTCCGAGCCACCGAGGGCCACGTGGACCTGGGCTCGCTGACGGCGCTGGGCTTCGCGACGGCGGGAGTGATGAACGTGGCCATCAAGGGAAAGATCGAATCCCCGCCGTGGTTCAGCCTGGGCTGGTGGGCCTTCCGAACCTTCGCCACCATGGAGGAGTTGGCCATCCGGAACACTCCAACCCAGGTGCGCCACGACAACGGCGACGCGCACCCGCCTGGCACGAGCCCCCCCAGCGCGGCCCACTGA
- a CDS encoding cation-translocating P-type ATPase yields the protein MVVFLMDGQCAPARVVRHSTAARRLRLEVPELRWNTFLCRRMERTFATWPGVVDVSAEPRTGRLLVRYAPEAPLLSRLSQEPDAQPTRGPTPLKARLAQGTQRGPREPWHAMSVDAVLARLDGTAQGLASEEAARRLKRFGPNIVQEEAPRSRLAMLGSQLATVPTMLLLGSAGASALAGDGLEASAILTVVGLNAGIGYRIERRNQELLASWQKLEAGMAQVLRGGVLRPVPAAELVPGDVVLLSAGDVLPADMRVLEAHRLCADEAPLTGESEPQPKQAAPVDARAPLAERTSLLFAGSSVASGRGRALVVATGADTEMARVRELVAQESAPSTPLTRKMGQLDRRVAVASVGAATLSALAGLAHGRSGPQVLRGAVALGVAALPEGLPLVATAALLRAMQRLHARGMVVRRVVAAEALGGVTVICADKTGTLTRNEMRLEVLDLGDGPLELSSLRARPQAVLEDPPTLALALGLLNSDVDIHHRGKTLEVSGSSTEKALVAAAHAAGLDGAALRRAFPRRHLLERSEAVHYVVSVHHAPGDGTVAFLKGAPEQVLGMCERDSKGPLDARERKRLAGRNDALAGDGLRVLALAWRRLDGDAGPAPTEGYTFLGFVGLRDPLREGAAESVRQARGAGIRTVVLTGDQPRTAEAVARQVGLEGDTLSPHELAELLELSGEALSDGLARTAVLARVTPDDKRKLVKALRAQGAIVAMAGDGINDAPALRAADVGVAVGVRSSDMARAVADVVMASEDLRSIMSAVGEGRIVQDNLRRALRFLFATNLSEMTLVLGASLLGLREPLSPLQLLWINLLTDTLPGIALALEPGDPAILDRPPAPPGMPLLTSRAVRRVARDGALMAGFGALGMAVGGPPLAFGMLTAVQLGYSAVCRAPRAARRHIPADGEWRMYAFVGGATALHAAALTLPPLRRVLRLPAPTPLTFGGLAAGLLLPALVGATPAWGAQVVRRARRMTDTASFLETPA from the coding sequence ATGGTGGTGTTCCTCATGGATGGGCAGTGCGCACCGGCGAGGGTGGTGCGGCACTCCACCGCGGCGCGCAGGCTGCGCCTGGAGGTCCCCGAGCTGCGGTGGAACACCTTTCTCTGCAGGCGGATGGAGCGAACCTTCGCCACCTGGCCCGGCGTCGTGGACGTGAGCGCGGAGCCCCGCACCGGGCGGCTGCTGGTGCGCTACGCGCCGGAGGCCCCGCTGCTGTCCCGGCTGAGCCAGGAGCCCGACGCCCAACCCACTCGCGGCCCCACGCCGCTCAAGGCCCGCCTGGCGCAAGGCACGCAGCGTGGACCCCGGGAGCCGTGGCACGCGATGAGCGTGGACGCGGTGCTGGCCCGGCTGGACGGGACGGCGCAGGGCCTTGCCTCCGAGGAGGCGGCCCGGCGCCTCAAGCGCTTTGGTCCCAACATCGTGCAAGAGGAGGCACCGCGCTCGCGCCTGGCCATGCTGGGCTCGCAGCTGGCCACCGTGCCCACGATGCTGCTCCTGGGTTCGGCGGGGGCCTCGGCGCTCGCGGGAGACGGGCTGGAGGCGAGCGCCATCCTCACGGTGGTGGGGCTCAACGCGGGCATCGGCTACCGCATCGAGCGCCGCAACCAGGAGCTGCTCGCGTCGTGGCAGAAGCTGGAGGCGGGGATGGCGCAGGTGCTGCGCGGCGGCGTCCTCCGCCCGGTGCCCGCGGCGGAGCTCGTGCCCGGGGACGTGGTGCTGCTGAGCGCTGGCGACGTGCTGCCCGCGGACATGCGCGTGCTGGAGGCGCACCGGCTCTGCGCGGACGAGGCGCCCCTCACCGGCGAGAGCGAGCCGCAACCCAAGCAGGCCGCGCCGGTGGATGCGCGCGCGCCGCTGGCCGAGCGGACGTCGCTGTTGTTCGCGGGGAGCTCGGTGGCGTCGGGCCGTGGGCGCGCCCTGGTGGTGGCCACGGGCGCGGACACGGAGATGGCGCGCGTGCGGGAGCTGGTGGCGCAGGAGTCCGCGCCGTCCACGCCGCTGACGCGCAAGATGGGCCAGCTGGACCGGCGCGTGGCGGTGGCCTCCGTGGGCGCGGCGACGCTGTCCGCCCTGGCGGGCCTGGCCCACGGCCGCTCCGGGCCCCAGGTGCTGCGCGGCGCGGTGGCGCTGGGCGTGGCGGCGCTCCCCGAGGGCCTGCCCCTGGTGGCGACCGCGGCGCTGCTGCGCGCCATGCAGCGGCTGCACGCGCGCGGCATGGTGGTGCGGCGCGTGGTGGCCGCCGAAGCGCTCGGAGGCGTCACCGTCATCTGCGCGGACAAGACGGGCACCCTCACGCGCAACGAGATGCGGCTGGAGGTGCTGGACCTGGGGGATGGCCCCCTGGAGCTGTCCTCGCTGCGTGCGCGCCCCCAGGCCGTGCTGGAGGATCCCCCCACGCTGGCGCTGGCGCTGGGACTGCTCAACAGCGACGTGGACATCCACCACCGCGGCAAGACGCTGGAGGTGTCCGGCAGCTCCACGGAGAAGGCGCTGGTGGCCGCCGCGCATGCCGCGGGGCTGGACGGGGCCGCGCTGCGCCGCGCCTTTCCCCGCCGCCACCTCCTCGAGCGCTCCGAGGCCGTCCACTACGTGGTGAGCGTCCACCATGCGCCCGGCGATGGCACGGTAGCCTTCCTCAAGGGAGCTCCCGAGCAGGTGCTGGGCATGTGCGAACGGGACTCGAAAGGGCCGCTGGACGCGCGGGAGCGGAAGCGGCTGGCGGGGCGCAACGACGCGCTGGCGGGGGACGGGCTGCGCGTGCTGGCGCTGGCCTGGCGGCGGCTTGATGGGGACGCAGGCCCCGCGCCGACGGAGGGGTACACCTTCCTCGGCTTCGTGGGGCTGAGGGACCCGCTGCGCGAGGGCGCGGCGGAGTCGGTGCGCCAGGCGCGAGGCGCGGGCATCCGCACGGTGGTGTTGACGGGAGACCAGCCCCGCACGGCCGAGGCCGTCGCCCGGCAGGTGGGGTTGGAGGGGGACACCCTCAGCCCGCATGAGCTGGCGGAGTTGCTCGAGCTGTCGGGCGAGGCGCTCTCGGACGGGCTCGCCCGTACCGCGGTGCTGGCGCGTGTGACCCCGGACGACAAGCGGAAGCTGGTGAAGGCCCTGCGCGCGCAGGGAGCCATCGTCGCCATGGCGGGAGACGGCATCAACGACGCCCCGGCGCTCCGGGCCGCGGACGTGGGCGTGGCGGTGGGCGTGCGCTCCAGCGACATGGCGCGCGCGGTGGCGGACGTGGTAATGGCCAGCGAGGACCTGCGCAGCATCATGTCCGCGGTGGGCGAAGGCCGCATCGTCCAGGACAACCTGCGCCGGGCGCTGCGCTTCCTCTTCGCGACCAACCTCTCGGAGATGACGCTGGTGTTGGGCGCGAGCCTGCTGGGCTTGCGGGAGCCGCTCTCGCCGCTGCAGCTGCTGTGGATCAACCTCCTCACGGACACGCTGCCGGGAATCGCCCTGGCGCTGGAGCCGGGAGACCCGGCCATCCTCGACCGGCCTCCGGCGCCCCCGGGGATGCCGCTGCTCACAAGCCGGGCGGTGCGGCGGGTGGCGCGGGACGGCGCGCTGATGGCGGGCTTTGGAGCCCTGGGGATGGCAGTGGGGGGCCCGCCGCTGGCGTTCGGGATGCTCACCGCTGTGCAGCTCGGCTATTCGGCCGTGTGCCGCGCGCCCCGGGCGGCGCGGCGGCATATCCCCGCGGACGGCGAGTGGCGCATGTACGCCTTCGTCGGCGGCGCCACGGCCCTGCACGCGGCGGCGCTCACCCTCCCGCCGCTGCGGCGCGTTCTACGCCTTCCAGCGCCCACGCCGCTGACGTTCGGCGGGCTGGCCGCGGGACTGCTCCTCCCGGCCCTGGTGGGCGCGACGCCCGCGTGGGGCGCGCAGGTGGTGCGCCGGGCGCGGCGGATGACTGACACAGCCTCTTTCCTGGAGACACCTGCATGA